The stretch of DNA AACATTCCCAAGCTTTTTGCCCGCAACGAAAGGGTGATCTGTCATTTCGATACCGCTGCAGGACCGATGGCGGTCATTCTGGTCGGAGCGATCTTCGTCTCGAGCATCGAGACCGTATGGCACGGCGAGGTTACGCCGCCCCGCTCGAAAACGATCCGTCAATGGGATTACTCGGAGCAACACCTCACGTTCGAACGAGGCGCCGAAATCGGCCGGTTCAACATGGGTTCGACGGTGATCGTCCTTTTCGGCGCGGATCGCGTACGCTGGATCCCTGGGTTCCAAGCCGGCACTTCGGTCAAGATGGGTATGGCGCTGGGTTTCTTCCGATGAATCCGATGCCTGCATCGGCAGGCTGAATCATTCCCCAGGCGCGGCAGGTCGGACAATGCCAATGCAGTTCCCGGCATTCATAACCGCACTGAATACAGCCGTAACCCGCTTGCTGCATGGCCATACTGTCGAGGGCTGCCAGGCAGCGCCGCAGGACTGAAACACAATCGCCGTCGTCGCAAGACACCGATCCGGCATAGTGCAGCGTGCGTCGAATCAGGTTGAGGCTCGAGCACTCGGACAACAATCCTGTCAGATAGCTTGCTGCGGCAGAGTCCCCTTCCCGCTGCGCCAGCTCATCGGCCAGCAGCAAGGCGGCCGCTTCCGTGCGATAGCGCTGGTAGACATAGTCCAGATAGGTCAGATACCCGTCCATGTCCCGGAGATTGGCGTGGCAGAGACGCAGCTGCCCGATGATTTCCGGGATGAAGGCCGGATTTTGGAATTCCACCGACCGAAGCAGGATGCCGGCTTCCGCCCAATGCTGCCGTTGCAGCGCAAGCTGGGATTTCAAGAGGGTGGCCCGGACGCAGCGAGGATCTTCGGCTAACGCTTGCTGTAGATGGGTTTGCGCCGTAGCGGTGTCGCCGAGTGCGATCGCCGATTCGGCCTGTTCGCACAGGAGATGGGCTAAAGTGGCGTGTCTTTGCCCGGCATCGTGCTTCTTGAGCGACTGGGCGCACTGGGCTGCCCTCACCCAATCCTTTTCACTCTGGTAGATCGCCAGCATTTGCTGGAGTGAGGCTTTACCGTGCGAAGCGCTCGCCGCCAGGTCGGCAAAGACGTTTTCGGCCCGATCCAGTAATCCCGCGCTCAAATAATCCATCCCCAGCTCGAAACGAACGGTGTGTTGCTGTTCAGCCGTCAACTGGGGCTGGGAATGGAGACGCTCGTGCAGCTCTATCGCCTTGGAAAGCTCGCCGCTCCTGCGGAGCAGGCTACCGAGCGCCAGCTGCAGTTCGAGGGTCTTGGTGTTGGAATCGGCGATCTGCCTGAGCAGATGAAAGGCTTCATCGGCCTTGGCGCCGATGTTGGGATCTACGGTCCCCTGATAGGCTCGTCGGACGGAGCCGATCAGTTCTCCCGACAGGCTTCGCCTATGGTGCCTGGCCGCGGCGTACCACCCGGAAGCCGCGGCGACCGGAAGAAGCAGGGTCAGCAGTTCGAGCATGGCGCC from Methylococcus geothermalis encodes:
- the lapB gene encoding lipopolysaccharide assembly protein LapB, translating into MLDGAMLELLTLLLPVAAASGWYAAARHHRRSLSGELIGSVRRAYQGTVDPNIGAKADEAFHLLRQIADSNTKTLELQLALGSLLRRSGELSKAIELHERLHSQPQLTAEQQHTVRFELGMDYLSAGLLDRAENVFADLAASASHGKASLQQMLAIYQSEKDWVRAAQCAQSLKKHDAGQRHATLAHLLCEQAESAIALGDTATAQTHLQQALAEDPRCVRATLLKSQLALQRQHWAEAGILLRSVEFQNPAFIPEIIGQLRLCHANLRDMDGYLTYLDYVYQRYRTEAAALLLADELAQREGDSAAASYLTGLLSECSSLNLIRRTLHYAGSVSCDDGDCVSVLRRCLAALDSMAMQQAGYGCIQCGYECRELHWHCPTCRAWGMIQPADAGIGFIGRNPAPYPS